The genomic segment CCCACCGCGATGCTCTACTTCGGCGCGCCGCCGAACCGGTCGCTCTCGGCCGACTCCAACGGCAACGCCGCGGGCAGCAGCCTGGAGGACGCGATCCTGCAGGGCACCCTCGAACTGGTGGAACGCGACGCGGTGGCGATCTGGTGGTACAACCGCCTGCGCCTGCCCGAGGTCGACCTCGACGCCTTCGCCGAGCCGTGGCTGACCGAGCTGCGGGAGCACTACGCCCGCCTGGGCCGCGAGGTCTGGGTCCTCGACGCGACCGCCGACCTCGGCACCCCGGTGATGGTGGCCGTCTCGCGCCGCATCGACCGGCCGGGCGAGCGCATCATGCTCGGTTTCGGCGCGCACCTCGACCCCCGCACCGCCCTGCGCCGGGCGCTCACCGAGCTGAACCAGCTGCTGCCGGGCGGCCTGGACGACAGCTTCCAGCCCGAGGACCCGGACGCGGCGGCGTGGCTGGGTGGCGCCACCGTGGCGAACCAGCCCTACCTGCGACCCGACGAGACCGTGCCCGCCCGCGGTCCCGCCGACTTCGGTTACGTGCCGCGGGAGGACGTGCGGGAGGACGTGGACGCGCTCGCCGCCCTGCTGGCCGAGCGCGGCCTGGAGCTGCTGGTGCTCGACCAGACCCGCCCGGACATCGGCCTGCCGGTGGTCAAGGTGGTCATCCCGGGCATCCGGCACTTCTGGGCCCGGTTCGCCCCCGGCCGCCTGTTCGACGTCCCGGTCCGCCTGGGCAGGCTTTCCGCGCCGACGCCTTATCACCAGCTCAATCCCATGCCACTCTTTCTGTGAACGGATCCCCGAGCGGGCAGGAGCCGGAGTTGATTTCGACATCGGACGACGTCATGACCACGGTCCGGCTGTGGTCGCTCAGCGAGGACGCACTGGTCGAAGAGGGTGACGAAGCCGGCTCGCTGAACGTCGTCACCAGGTGGGGCGAGCTGAACGTGGAGAGCGCGGGCGCCTTCGCCATCGAGTCGCTGCGCCGGATGGGCCTGGGCCCGGTGTCCCTGCAGAACGTGGTGACCGCGCGCAAGGCCGGTCCGGCGCGGAAGCTGCACGACCTCGCCGGGCTGGAGCGGGTGCTGGACCAGGTCAGCGGTTCGGTGGTGCACTCGCTCGGCCTGGCCGACGGGCAGCGCCCGCTGCTCTCGGTGGTCCCGGTGGTGGCCTCGCCCGCCTTCCGGCTGACCGAGGTCGGGCCCCGGGTGCTGAACCGGCTCTCCCGTTTCGCCGTGTTGCGCCCGGAGGACGGTGATCTGCTGCTGGAGTCGCCGCGCGCGGAGTTCCGGGTGGTGCTCAGCCAGCCGCAGGCGGTCCGGATCGCCTCTTCGCTCGCCGCCCCGGCGACGGTCGAGGCACTGGCCGGGTCGACCGGCGTGCCTGAGCACGTGGTCGCCGATGTGGTCGCCTTCCTCACCGCCGCGGGCGTGGTGCTCTCCGGTGACGACGAGGAGCACTTCGCCGAGGACGCCGACGCCGCGCTGAGGCACTGGTCGCACCACGAGCTGTTGTTCCACACGCACAGCCGCAGCCGCCGCGGGGAGATCGTCTCCGAAGCGGCCTACCAGCAGGCGACCGAAAACCCCCCGCCGCTGACCAAGCCGGCGCCGGACGGCGAGCGCTTCCCGCTGAGCGCCCCGGATCTGGGCGGCGCTTCGCCGTCGCTGACCGAGCTGCTGGAGAACGACCACGAGTGCCCGAAGTTCTCGCCGGTGGACCTCACCCGCGAGCAACTGGGCGAGTTGTTGTTCCGCAGCGCGCGCATCCGGTCCGCCGGTCCGGCCCACCCGCCGATCCCGCCGGGGCACGACGCGACGCAACGCCCGTACTTCGCCATCGCCTGCCTCTACGAACTCGAGCTGTACTTGAGCATCGACCGGTGCGCGGGCCTGCCGCGCGCCATCTACCACTACGACCCGGACGGCCACGCGCTCACGCTGATCGACGACGACCCCGGTCACCTCGCCGCGATGCTGGATCTGGCCAAGGTCGCGGCGGGCAGCATGCGGCGGCCGGCCGCGATGATCTCGGTGACCGCCCGCATGGAACGGACCGCCTGGGTGCTCGGTGGCGCCGCGTACGCGGTGACGCTGATGCACGTGGGCGCGCTGCAGCAGACGCTTTACCTGTGCGCCAAGGCGATGGGGCTGGCCGCGCACGCGGTCCCGGTCGACGCCAGCGACACCGTGGACCGGGTGCTGGGGCTCGACTGGCCCGCGGAGATCGGGGTAGGGGAATGCGTGCTGGACGCACTCACATGAGTGGCCCCCGACCCCTACGTGGTTGCTCGCCGAGAATGCCGCTGGGTAGCCTCGGCAGGGCTTTCGGCGCGTACGCCGCCGCTGGTCACGAGGGGAGTTCACGGTGAGCATCGCAAGTGGATCCGCCCGGTCCAGCGCCATCGGCGAGAGCGTGGGCGAGGAACCGGAAGCCGATCGCCCGGGGAAATCCGGCCAGGCGACGATCTGGCTGCCGGACATCGCGCCGAAGGTCGCCAACTCGATCCTGGTCTCGGTGCTGGCCGGGATCGCGCTCAACGCGACCATCGGCATCATCTTCCAGACCGGGACCTTCTGGCCGATCGCGATCAGCATCTCGTGCGTGCTCGCGTTGGTCGCGCTGCAGCTCACCTACGTCTCCCGGCCGTCGGCGCGCAAGACACCGCTGCGGACGGCGGTGGTGCTGGTGGCGCAGGCGGTGCTGGTCTGGGCGCCGATCTTCGAGCTGGGCCCGCGCTGGCACGGGTTCACCGGGCTGCTCGCCGGCAGTGTGCTGGTGCTGCTCCCGGCTCTGGTGGCGTGGCCGACCGTGGTGCTCGTGCTCGGCATGATCGTGTTCTTCGAGCTGACCAGGGGCGCCAACATCGTCGGCCCGGTGTACGCGGTCACCTACATCGTGGTGTCCACGATGATCACCGCGCTGGTGATCTACGGGTTGTCGCGGCTGGTCAAACTGGTCAGCGACCTGCACGCGGCGCGGCACGAGCTGAGCCGGATGGCGGTGGCCGAGGAGCGGCTGCGCTTCTCCCGCGACGTGCACGACCTGCTCGGCCTGAGCCTGTCGGCGATCACGTTGAAGACCGAGCTGACGAACCGGCTGCTGACCGAGCACCCGGACCGGGCGCGCAAGGAACTCGAGGACATGCTGGTGATGTCCCGGCGGGCGCTGGCGGACGTGCGGATGGTGGCCAGCGGCAAACGCGCGCTGTCCCTCGACGAGGAGTGCCGCCAGGCGAAGTCGGCGTTGTCCGCGGCCGAGGTCGAGGTGAAGATCGAGCGCGACGATCGGGAGCTGGACGGTCCGGTGGGCACGGTGCTGGCGACGGTGCTGCGTGAAGGCGTGACGAACGTGCTGCGGCACAGCGACGCGGAGTGGTGCGAGATCTCGGTGCACGAGGTCGACGGGTCGATGCGCCTGGTGATCGCGAACGACGGGGTTTCGGTGAACGGCTCCGCGCCGGCGCCCAACGCGGGCAACGGCATCCGCAACCTGTCGCACCGGGTTTCGCGGCTCGGCGGGGAGTTGACCGTGGAAACCGAGCCGGACGGGCGGTACCGCCTGCGAGCCGACGTCCCGCTCGCCGCCGCCGCGGCGCACTGACCACGGGCCCACCCGATGGCAGCGGTACCCCGCATCGAGCGGGGCGACCTCGGCGCGCGCTACGCCTACGGCATCCTCGCGCTGGTACTGGCCGGGTTCTCGGTCAACGCCACGCTCGGCGTCGTCTTCCGGATCGGCACCCCGCTCGACGTCCTCTTCTGCGTCCTGTGCGTGCTCGCGATGACCGCGCTGCAGCTCGGCTACGTTTCCCGGCCCGGCGTGGCGTGGACCAGGCGGCGGTCGGCGCTGGTCCTCTCGGGACAGGCGCTGCTGGTCGGCTTCCCGAGCCTCGAGTTCGGCCCGCGCTGGCACGGGTTCACCGGGGTGTTCCTGGGCAGTGTGCTGTTGCTGCTCCCGGCGGTGGCGGCCTGGCCGGTGCTGGCCGGGGTGGTGGCGGCGGTCGGCTTCCTCGAATTCACCCGCGGTTCGGGCCTGGTCCCGGCGCCGTGGGCGGTGACCAGCGCGATGGTCGCCACCCTGCTGACCGCGATGATCACCTACGGCCTCACCCGGCTGGCGCGGCTGGTCGGCGACCTGCACGGGGCACGGCACGAGCTGAGCCGGATGGCGGTGGCCGAGGAGCGGCTGCGCTTCTCCCGTGACGTGCACGACCTGCTGGGGATGAGCCTGTCGGCGATCACGTTGAAGACCGAGCTGACGAACCGGCTGCTGGCCGAGCAACCCGAGCGGGCGCGCGCGGAACTCGAGGACGTGCTGGCGATCTCCCGTCGCGCGATGGCGGACGTGCGGATGGTGGCAGGCGGGGATCGGCGGCTGTCCTTCGACGAGGAGTGCGATCAAGCGCAGTCCGCGTTGTCGGCGGCCGAGGTCAACGTGCGGATCTCGCGGGAACACCGGGAACTGGACGAGCGGGTGGGCACGGTGCTGGCGACGGTGTTGCGCGAAGGCGTGACGAACGTGCTGCGGCACAGCGTCGCCCGGTACTGCGAGATCTCCGTGCACGAGGTCGGCGAGGTCATCCGGCTGGTCATCACGAACGACGGGGTCACCGGGGAAGGCGCCGACACCTCGCCGGGCGCGGGCAACGGCCTCCGCAACCTCTCGCACCGGGTCTCGCAGGTGGACGGTGCGCTGACCACGTCCTCAGTGGACGGACGGTACCGGCTGCGGGTGGACGTGCCGGTGTCCGCGCTTCTCGCGCGCGGCGACGAACCCGGCGAGCGGATCGCCGTGCAGCGCCTCCGGCGGCCCGGCATCGCGCCGAAGATGGCCACCGCGATCCTCGCCGCGGTGCTCAGCGCCATGGCGGTGAACACCAGCGTCGGGATCGCCGTCACCGCCGGCGCCGTCTGGCCGGGGCTGCTGAGCGCGACCTTCGTCGGCCTGCTGGCCGGTCTGCAGTTCGGTTACGTCTCCCGGCCGGGCGCGACGCGGACGCCGGTGCGGACCACGCTCGTGCTGCTGGCGCAGGCGGCGCTGGTGTTCCTCCCGATCCTGCACTTCGGGGCGCTGTGGCACGGCCTGGCCGGCTTGTTCGCCGGAAGCGCGCTGGTGCTGCTGCCCACGTTCGCGGCGGTGCCGCTGGCCTCGGTGGCGGTGGTCGCGATCGGGGCGCTCGAACTGTTCGCCGGGCTGACCGGGATCAGCACCTGGTACTCGGTGCTGTTCGTGGTGGTGGGCAACCTGATCACCACGCTGGTCGTGTTCGGCCTGTCGCGGCTGGTGCGGCTGGTCGGTGACCTGCACGGTGCCCGGCACGAGCTGAGCCGGATGGCGGTGGCCGAGGAGCGGCTGCGCTTCTCCCGCGACGTGCACGACCTGCTCGGCCTGAGCCTGTCGGCGATCACGTTGAAGACCGAATTGGCGAACCGGCTGCTGCCCGAATTCCCCGAGCGGACCCGTCAGGAATTGGAAGACGTGCTGGTGCTGTCCCGGCGCGGACTGGCGGACGTGCGGATGGCGGCCGGCCGCAGGCAGGGGCTTTCGCATGCGGTGGAGCGTCCCGAGGTCGAAGTGGCCACTTCAGGTAGCTGAGATAGGCATTCGGGAGCCGCGCAAGAGTTCATGTGGGTGAATCTCGGGGCGCTGTCAGCCGAAAGGCCGAATCGCGTACGGCGTCCGCCGAAGGTGCCTACCCGCCGGTATGTTCCACTGGGGAAAACGGCGTGCCGATGATGATTGTCATCGTCGCGAATGCCACCGCCGGTATTTGTGCCGTCGCCATTCAGGTAATGCGCCCGATGATCACAGCCAGTCGTTTTCCTTGGCGATCCGGATGGCGTCGACCCGATTGCGGGCATTGAGTTTGGTCACCACGGTAGTCAGGTAGTTACGCACGGTCCCGGGAGAAAGAAACAACTGTGCCGCGATGTCCGCCACGTTCTGACCGGCGGCGGCCAGCCGGAGGATCTCGATCTCCCTCGCGGCCAGCGGGCAGTCCTCGGTGTCCCACGCCGCCAGCGCGAGTTCGCTGTCGATCACGCGCCTGCCGACGGCCACCTGGCGCACGGCGTTGGCGAGCTTCTTCGAGGGCGCGTCCTTGAGCATGAACCCGTTGACCCGGGCGTCCAGTGCCCGGCGCACCGTGCCCGGCCTGCCCAGGCTGGTCAGGATCAGGGTCCGGCAGTCCGGCAGGCTGGCGTGCAGCTCGGTGGCGGCGGTCAGGCCGTCCTTGCCGGGCAGGTCGATGTCGATGATGGCCACGTCGGGCTGGTGCTTCTGCGCGGCGGGCAGGATCTCGTCGCCGGATGCCACTTCGGCGACCACGGTGATGTCGGCCTCGAGGTTCAGCAGGGCCACGAGGGCGCCGCGCAGCATGTGCATGTCCTCGGCCAGTAGAACATTGATCACTTCGCGCCTTTCGCTCGACGTAATCGCCCCCTCAGAATAATCGCTCATCGGTGTTCTCCGTGTCCCGCGAACGAGAAAAAAGTCCGGCAGTTGTTATACCGAGGGTGCACTATTTCCCACCCGATCTGACTATGTGCAACCCCATTGGGTCTCGGCCTCGTTTCGTCCTCGGCTCGAGTCACCGAATGCATGCTTACTCCCAGCAGTCGAGTCGGGTAGGGACGCTGGGGAGGGCCTGTGGGAACGAACCTCTGCACTTCGGCGTCCTGCCGGACCGCGAGCGGAACCGGCACCATTGCCTCGATCATCCCAGGTCCGCGTTTGTGCGCACCTTGCCGGTCCCGCCTCGAGCGAGCCTTCCGCGAAGTGCCCGGCTGGTACGCCCGGTGCGCCAGGGTCCTGGCGAACGGCGGCACCGGTACCGCCGGACAGTCGCGACCCGGTGGGCCGTCCGGGCGACGGGCCGCCACCGCGGCCGCCGAACTCTGCGACTCGCTGCAGACCTTCCTGCGCACCTGGTGCGAACGGACGGTGACGAACGTCCCCGTCGAAGGCTCCCTCGCGATGGCCGCGTTCCTCGCCGGACGGCTCGACGACCTGGTGCGACACCCCCGTGCGGGCGAACTGCTGGACGGGCTCGACGCCCTGATCGCCAAGGCCCGGCAGGTCGCGCACCCCAATCCGTTGCTGCACACCGAACTGGGACCGTGCCGCCACCCCGGTTGCGACCGGGTGGTCCGGGTCGCGGTCCGCGCCAACTCCGTGCTTCCGCCGCCGCGGCTGAGCTGCGACGCGGGACACGCGTGGCTGCCCGCACCGCGGGCCGCCGAACGGTACCGGCCGGAGCGCGCCGCGTGAACCGACGCGGTGAGCTCGCCAACGATTCCAACCAGGGAGTGCCCATCATGCAACCGGCCGTCCGCCAAGCCATCGCCGCGATGCACGAGCGCTACTTCGAGCCCATCACGCTGAACGACCTGGCCGCCGAGGTCTTCGTCAGCCCCTTCCACTTCTCCCGGATCTTCTCCAGGGCGACCGGGGTCACCCCCGGCCGCTACCTGACCGCGGTCCGGCTGTTCGAGGCGAAGCGGCTGCTCCTGACCACCTCGCTGACCGTGTCCGACATCGTCTGCAGCGTCGGGTACAGCAGCGTCGGCACCTTCACCAGCCGCTTCACCAGGGCGGTCGGCATGAGCCCCACCCAGTACCGCGACCCGATGGTCAGCGAACTGCTGATCGCGATGGCCCCGCACTTCCAGCGGCTGCCCTCGCTGAAGACCCTGCGCGACGCCGGGCAGAGCTGCGCCGCGCCGCAGAACGCGGGCGGCTCGGTGGTCGGCAGGCTGGACATGCCGCCCGGCAAGACCACCGGCAACGTGCTGATCGGCGTGTTCGCCGAGGCCATCCCGCAGTGCGGCCCGGTCGCGTTCAAGGGCATGGCCGACAGCGGGCCGACCGAGCTGATCCTCAACAACGTGCCGCCGGGCCGCTGGCACGTGATTGCGGTGGCCGAGCACAACGGCGCGCTCGGCGAGGGCAAGTCGTACTCGATCGCCACCAACTCCGCGATCACCATCACCGGGGACGAGACGGCCGCGGTGAACCTGCGGCTGCGCCCGGTCCGGCCGACCGACCCGCCGATCGCGATCACCCTGGCTTCGCGGGTCACCCCCGAGGTCGGCAGCGTCGCGATGCCGCGGATCCAGGAACTCCCGGCCGTCGCCTGAGCCCACCTTCGAAAGCGAGGACGTGTCCGATGTCGACTCTGCTCGGCTCACTGCGACGGCGGGTGCTGGCCCCCTCGTTCAAGGCGGTCAGCTTCGCCGGCCGCGGGTTCGCGGTCGAACCCATCGAGGCCACCGCGCGGCTGGAGGCCATCCCGCAGTCCGTGGTCGCCGGGTTCGAATGGGGCATCGACAGCCCCGGCCAGTGGGACCTCGAACGGCGGCTCGACCTGGTCGAGGCCGAGTACCGCGGGTTCGCCTACGAGGGCGCGACGATGGCGTCGGCGGTGCTCGACGCGATGAGCTTCCGCCCGTCCAGCCGCACCCGCGACCTGCTGCTCGGCCCGGGGCAGCCGCACATCTTCCTGACCTACATCGGCATCGGCTTCGCCATGGCGCGGCTGCCCCGGCCGCTGTGGAAGAAGATCGTGCCGGACATCAGCGGCACCCCGTACCACCCGACGATGAGCTGGCTGGCCGTCGACGGCTACGGCTTCGACCGCGCCTACTTCGACACCGGGAAGATCGTCGACCGCCAGCACGTGCTCCAGCCGTACCCGTGGGACGGTCACCCCCGCTACTTCAGCCGCGCGGTGGACCAGGGGATCGGGCGCGCGCTGTGGTTCATCAACGGCGGGCACCCCGGCAACGTGGCGGCCGCGGTCGCCCGCTTCGTCCCCGGCAGGCAGGCGGACCTGTGGAGTGGCGTGGGCCTGGCGGCGACGTTCGCCGGCGGCGCCGACGCCGAGGGGCTGGCGTCCCTGAAGGCACCCGCCGGCCCGCACGCGCCGGAACTGGCACTGGGCGCGGTCTTCGCGACCAAGGCCCGGACCTATTCCGGCTTCGTGCCGCCGCACACCGAGACCGGCATCCGGGCATTGGGCGGAGTGTCCATTTCCGATGCCGTGCGGATCGCCGACGAAACCGAAGTGGCGCACGACGCCGGGGACGAGCACACCCCCGCGTACGAAATCTGGCGGGACCGCATTCGCCGTGAATTCTCCACCTCGAAATTGCGCTCAGTGGCCTGAACCAGCTCGAGCCGACTCCGACCGCGGCCGCCGCTCACTCCCGTGGAGCGGCGGCCGCTTCCGTTCGCACCCTTCTGACCTGCGGTCTCTCGGCAAGGATGGAGTAGAACGCGCCGGGCGCTTCTTGGGAAAGTAAAGGTCACGAGTGCTTCGGAATTCGATTCTACCCGATAGGGGGAGAGCGAGTTGGGTAATGGCTGGCGCGCGCTTCGGCGCCGCATTCTGACTCCGAACGTGGTGGAAACCACTTTGGACAAGCGAGGTTTCCACAAGAAGAGCCCGGCCGCGCAGGAACTGCTGGAAAAGGTCGGGAGGATCTTCCTCGAAGGGTACGGGTACGCGGTCGAAGCACGCACGACCGCCGACGCGATGGAGCGCTTGGACCAGATCCCGGAGCGGTTCCGCGGGTTCGCCTACGAAGGTGCCGGCATGGGCTGGGCGATGCTCGACGGCCTGCCGCTCCCCGGGACGGGGCGCACCCAGGAAAGCCTGGTCAGCGGCGGCGATCCGCACAACTACCTGATCTACGTCGGCGTCGGCTGGGCGATGGCCCGCCTGCCGAAGTTCCGCTGGCCCGACCCCGAAGCCTTCGACCCGCTGCTGCGCTGGCTGGTGCTCGACGGCTACGGCTTCCACCAGGCGTACTTCCGCACCCAGAAGTACATCCACGAGCAGTACCAGGACGAGCGGTTCGCCTGGCCGGTCGCTTCGCCGTACACCAACCGCGCCATCGACCAGGGCATCGGCCGGGCGCTGTGGTTCATCGGCGGCACCGACGCGCGCCTGGTCACCTCGATGGTGCGGGACTTCCCCGAGGAGCGGCGGTCCGACCTCTACGGCGGGATCGGCCTGGCCGCGACCTACGCCGGTGGCGCCGACCCGGACGAGCTGCGGTACCTGCGCGACCACGCCGGTGAGCACCGCGGCCTGCTCGCGCAGGGCTCGGCCTTCGCCGCCGAAGCCCGCGTGCGTGCCGGCCTGCTCGTGCCGCACTCCGAAGCCGCCGCGGAGATCCTCTGCGGCACCGACGCGGTCACCGCCGCGAAGCTCACCCAGGACGTCCGGCCGGCCAAGCCCGTCGACGGCGAGGTGCCGGCCTTCGAGACCTGGCGTCAGCAGATCGCAAACGAGTTCGTTTCCCTTGGAGGTGTTCACCTATGACCGCGACAGTCCACTGGCTGCGCAAGCAGCTGGCCGGGATCGTTGCCCTCGTCCTCGTGGCGGGCATGTTCCTGGTCAGCAGCCTGCCGGAGACGTCGGCGGCCGAGCAGGACGAGCTGGCGGCAGGCTACGGCTTCGCGCCGAAGTCGATCGCCATGCCGAGCGGCTTCCCGCAGCAGGAGATCCGGAAGGTCAACCAGGACTACAAGAACATCGACGCCTGGATCTCCTCGGTGGGCGCCGGTATCGCGATGAACGACGTCGACGGCGACGGGCTCGCGAACGACCTGTGCGTCACCGACCCGCGGATCGACCAGGTGGTGATCACCCCGACGCCCGGTGCCGGCGACCAGCGGTACGAGCCGTTCGCGCTCAAGACCGGGACGCTGCCGATGAACGACGTGATGGCGCCGATGGGCTGCGCCCCCGCGGACTTCAACGAGGACGGCCGGACCGACCTGCTGGTCTACTACTGGGGCCGCACGCCGATCGTGTTCCTCGGCAAGGCCGAGGCGAAGGGCATGCCGCTCGACGCCAACTGCTTCGTGCCGGTCGAGCTGGTCCCCGGCTCCACCGCGGCGAAGTACAACGGCCCGCAGTGGAACAGCAACGCGGTCGCGATCGACGACTTCGACGGTGACGGCCACATCGACATCTACCTCGGGAACTACTTCCCGCACAGCCCGGTCCTCGACCCCTCGGTCAAGGGCGGGGTGGAGATGAACGACTCGCTGTCGAACGCCTCCAACGGTGGTGAGGACTACTTCTTCCGCTGGACCGGCGCGAACGCCACCGGCGTGCAGTACCAGCAGCTCGACAGCGTCATCCCGATCGAGTTGTCCAAGGGCTGGGTGCTGGGTGCCGCGGCGAACGACGTCGACGGCGACCTGCTGCCCGAGCTGTACCTGGCACAGGACCACGGCAAGGACGCGATGCTGCACAACCGGTCCACCCCGGGCAACATCCGGTTCGAGCCGCTGGTGGACTCCCGCACCCCGCTGGTGCCGAAGTCCAAGCGCATCGGTGGTGACTCGTTCAAGGGCATGTCCGCCGAATGGGCCGACCTCGACCGCAACGGGCTGTACGACCTGTTCGTCAGCAACATCACCACCTCGTTCGGCATCGAGGAGAGCAACTTCCAGTTCATGAACACCTCGGGCAGCCAGTCCGAGCTGCGGGCGCAGCTGCAGGCCGGTGACGCGCCGTGGGAGGACAAGAGCACCGACCTCGGCACCGCGTGGTCCGGCTGGGCCTGGGACATCAAGTCCGAGGACTTCAACAACAGCGGCAAGCCCGCCATCGCCCAGGCGACCGGGTTCGTCAAGGGTGAGGTCAACCGCTGGCCGCAGCTGCAGGAACTGGCGACCGCGAACGACCTGACGGTGCACGACCCCGCCTGGTGGCCGAACATGGTCAAGGGCGACGACGTGGCGGGCAGCCAGCGACTGGCGTTCTTCGTGCCGAAGTCCGACGGCGGCTTCGTCAACCTGTCCGAGCAGCTCGGCCTCGGGGTCCCGGTGCCCACCCGCGGCATCGCCACCGGTGACGCCGACGGCGACGGCCGGATCGACATGGCCGTGGCCCGTCAGTGGGACCAGCCGGTCTTCTACCAGAACACCGCGCCGGCGGCCGGTCAGTTCCTCGGCCTCAAGCTGACCCACCCGGACGGTGCGCCGGTGGTCGGGGCCCAGGTGTGCGTGAAGACCGCGGACGGCCGGACGATCGTCGGCCGGGTCGACGGCGGCAGCGGGCACTCCGGCAAGCGCAGCAACGATGTCCACATCGGACTCGGGGATGTGCGGGGTGCTCAGGAAGTCAAGCTGTGGTGGCGTGACCGCACCGGTCAGGCCCACGAGCAGGAACTCAAGCTGACCCCGGGCTGGCACTCGCTCCAGCTCGGTGCGCAGGCCCAGGAGAGGTGAGTCATGGCCGAACAGAAACCCAGTGGCCCGCCGCAGGCGCCCGCCGCCCCGAAGCAGAACTCCGGTGGCCCGCCCCGGGACCCGAAGGTGATCACGGCCCTGCGCCGGTTCGCGATCTCGATGACGGTGTTCAACATCCTCGGCTACACGGTGCTCGGCTTCGAGCAGCCCTGGCTGTGGCCGTTCATCGCGCTGGCCACGGGCTACTCCGTGGAACTCGGGCTGGAGATGATCAACGCCAGGGTCGAGGGGCGCGCGCCGCGCTTCCTCGGTAGCGGGTTCAAGGGCCTGGTGGAGTTCCTCTTCCCCGCGCACATCACCAGCCTTGCGGTGAACATGCTGACCTACCCCAACGACCAGATCCTGGTGATGCTGTTCGGCATCGTGGTCGCGGTCGGCGCGAAGTGGGTGCTGCGGGCCCCGGTCCGCGGCAGGCTCCGCCACTACATGAACCCGTCGAACTTCGGCATCGCGGTGATCCTGCTGGTGTTCCCGTGGGCGAGCATCGCGCCGCCCTACCACTTCACCGAGAACGTCACCGGCGTGATCGACTGGCTGATCCCGGTGCTGATCATCGCCGCGGGCACGATGCTGAACGCGAAGCTGACCGGCCGCATGTGGCTGATCTTCGGCTGGCTGAGCTTCTTCGTGCTGCAGTCGGTGGTCCGCGGCTGGCTGCTGGACACCGCGATCCTCGGTGCGCTGGGCACGATGACCGGCGTGGCGTTCGTGCTGTTCACCAACTACATGATCACCGACCCGGGTACCTCACCGTCGAAGCCGGCTTCGCAGTTCGCCTTCGGCGCCGGGGTGGCGACCCTGTACGGCGTGCTCACCGGCGCCGGGATCGCCTACGGGTTGTTCTTCGCCACGGCCGCGGTCTGCCTGATCCGCGGTGGCTTCCTCTGGGCGCTGCACTTCGTCAACAAGGCGCGGGTGCAGTTCGAGACCCAGCAGAAGGAACTGGCGGAGAAGGCGAAACTGGAAGCCGCGCCCCCGGTGGTCGAGGCGGTTCCCGCCCCGGTCTCCATCGCGGCGAAGGCGGCCGACCCGCCACCGGCCGAGAAGGCGGCGTGAGCCTGCTCAAGCGGACTCGGAACCCTGGCGGCACCCTTCGACGGGTGCCGCCAGGCCCGCCCCGGTCCGCTACCTTCCGGCTGCTCAAGCACCTGGCGGGCGACCGCCTCCGGCTGATGTCGG from the Amycolatopsis magusensis genome contains:
- a CDS encoding SagB family peptide dehydrogenase gives rise to the protein MISTSDDVMTTVRLWSLSEDALVEEGDEAGSLNVVTRWGELNVESAGAFAIESLRRMGLGPVSLQNVVTARKAGPARKLHDLAGLERVLDQVSGSVVHSLGLADGQRPLLSVVPVVASPAFRLTEVGPRVLNRLSRFAVLRPEDGDLLLESPRAEFRVVLSQPQAVRIASSLAAPATVEALAGSTGVPEHVVADVVAFLTAAGVVLSGDDEEHFAEDADAALRHWSHHELLFHTHSRSRRGEIVSEAAYQQATENPPPLTKPAPDGERFPLSAPDLGGASPSLTELLENDHECPKFSPVDLTREQLGELLFRSARIRSAGPAHPPIPPGHDATQRPYFAIACLYELELYLSIDRCAGLPRAIYHYDPDGHALTLIDDDPGHLAAMLDLAKVAAGSMRRPAAMISVTARMERTAWVLGGAAYAVTLMHVGALQQTLYLCAKAMGLAAHAVPVDASDTVDRVLGLDWPAEIGVGECVLDALT
- a CDS encoding sensor histidine kinase — protein: MSIASGSARSSAIGESVGEEPEADRPGKSGQATIWLPDIAPKVANSILVSVLAGIALNATIGIIFQTGTFWPIAISISCVLALVALQLTYVSRPSARKTPLRTAVVLVAQAVLVWAPIFELGPRWHGFTGLLAGSVLVLLPALVAWPTVVLVLGMIVFFELTRGANIVGPVYAVTYIVVSTMITALVIYGLSRLVKLVSDLHAARHELSRMAVAEERLRFSRDVHDLLGLSLSAITLKTELTNRLLTEHPDRARKELEDMLVMSRRALADVRMVASGKRALSLDEECRQAKSALSAAEVEVKIERDDRELDGPVGTVLATVLREGVTNVLRHSDAEWCEISVHEVDGSMRLVIANDGVSVNGSAPAPNAGNGIRNLSHRVSRLGGELTVETEPDGRYRLRADVPLAAAAAH
- a CDS encoding sensor histidine kinase, translating into MAAVPRIERGDLGARYAYGILALVLAGFSVNATLGVVFRIGTPLDVLFCVLCVLAMTALQLGYVSRPGVAWTRRRSALVLSGQALLVGFPSLEFGPRWHGFTGVFLGSVLLLLPAVAAWPVLAGVVAAVGFLEFTRGSGLVPAPWAVTSAMVATLLTAMITYGLTRLARLVGDLHGARHELSRMAVAEERLRFSRDVHDLLGMSLSAITLKTELTNRLLAEQPERARAELEDVLAISRRAMADVRMVAGGDRRLSFDEECDQAQSALSAAEVNVRISREHRELDERVGTVLATVLREGVTNVLRHSVARYCEISVHEVGEVIRLVITNDGVTGEGADTSPGAGNGLRNLSHRVSQVDGALTTSSVDGRYRLRVDVPVSALLARGDEPGERIAVQRLRRPGIAPKMATAILAAVLSAMAVNTSVGIAVTAGAVWPGLLSATFVGLLAGLQFGYVSRPGATRTPVRTTLVLLAQAALVFLPILHFGALWHGLAGLFAGSALVLLPTFAAVPLASVAVVAIGALELFAGLTGISTWYSVLFVVVGNLITTLVVFGLSRLVRLVGDLHGARHELSRMAVAEERLRFSRDVHDLLGLSLSAITLKTELANRLLPEFPERTRQELEDVLVLSRRGLADVRMAAGRRQGLSHAVERPEVEVATSGS
- a CDS encoding response regulator transcription factor, translating into MINVLLAEDMHMLRGALVALLNLEADITVVAEVASGDEILPAAQKHQPDVAIIDIDLPGKDGLTAATELHASLPDCRTLILTSLGRPGTVRRALDARVNGFMLKDAPSKKLANAVRQVAVGRRVIDSELALAAWDTEDCPLAAREIEILRLAAAGQNVADIAAQLFLSPGTVRNYLTTVVTKLNARNRVDAIRIAKENDWL
- a CDS encoding helix-turn-helix transcriptional regulator produces the protein MQPAVRQAIAAMHERYFEPITLNDLAAEVFVSPFHFSRIFSRATGVTPGRYLTAVRLFEAKRLLLTTSLTVSDIVCSVGYSSVGTFTSRFTRAVGMSPTQYRDPMVSELLIAMAPHFQRLPSLKTLRDAGQSCAAPQNAGGSVVGRLDMPPGKTTGNVLIGVFAEAIPQCGPVAFKGMADSGPTELILNNVPPGRWHVIAVAEHNGALGEGKSYSIATNSAITITGDETAAVNLRLRPVRPTDPPIAITLASRVTPEVGSVAMPRIQELPAVA
- a CDS encoding DUF1702 family protein; translation: MSTLLGSLRRRVLAPSFKAVSFAGRGFAVEPIEATARLEAIPQSVVAGFEWGIDSPGQWDLERRLDLVEAEYRGFAYEGATMASAVLDAMSFRPSSRTRDLLLGPGQPHIFLTYIGIGFAMARLPRPLWKKIVPDISGTPYHPTMSWLAVDGYGFDRAYFDTGKIVDRQHVLQPYPWDGHPRYFSRAVDQGIGRALWFINGGHPGNVAAAVARFVPGRQADLWSGVGLAATFAGGADAEGLASLKAPAGPHAPELALGAVFATKARTYSGFVPPHTETGIRALGGVSISDAVRIADETEVAHDAGDEHTPAYEIWRDRIRREFSTSKLRSVA